From Anastrepha obliqua isolate idAnaObli1 chromosome 3, idAnaObli1_1.0, whole genome shotgun sequence:
attttttttatataccttaaacatcaataaatattatataaaaaaatggatagtaaaaatgtttttaatttttcttttatcctagtttgaaaaatacccaaaaagtagggctctagaccagaatacccccttaaaagtttgttaaaagtaaaaaaagaaaagtacaaatacgaaaaagactgaAAAGTTTAAACTGCTGTTTtgtcgaaaacttgttttcgcacgtaaggtaccttttcgtagaccaggtcacatattttatttttaattttatatttattttttaaatttattttttatttgttaactttttttattttttatttttatttttttttttattttattttttttttttttttaattttttatttttagtttttttttaatgtttttatttttttttgttttttatttttatttgacgttttattcttttttgcATAAGCCCAGTTAGGGCTTATATCCGTTGAAATGAATCAAGTTTGTTTTATACAATTCACGAATTCTGAATCACGAAAACCGTCGGGCAAGAGGTTGtgacaaaaaggaaaaaaaatcaacacatacatatgtaatcctGTTCTTAGAATAATCACTTCCAGGAAGGCGTTGTCTTCCGATTGAGACTATAGGCGCATTTGATTCGCGACTTCTCTGCTTGCTATGCTCTGCTCACTTGACGaacaatttgcatgtgaaagcaacaagaaAGTTATAGAGCAAGATTCACCGCTAGCGAGAATgtttatacctcataaaactggcatAACTCTCAATTTTCCATGCTATCAGCTCTCTTTTCTGATATTTGGCAAGTCTCAGAGTGTGTTCAGACACGGCAACTCGCAACTTTTGATAGAGAGGTGGACGGTCGAGGGAGAAGGGCACCGAGTTGCTGGGACTCGGGGAACAAGACATGTGTTCCCTTTATTCTCAATGTTGGTTTTGACTGTagtctaaaaaaaattcaagtaattaaattatgcaaataaagcaattaagtgcttccaaacaaTGTCAATTATGgaaactgttgttgttgcagcataaacattccgcaTGCACAcgcggggaatgctgctgcaatgacagtccttggctggatataaatgcAAGTCGTTTCCAGttatgtagaaccgactgtcgtgggttTTTATGCTGTATTTTCCAGTGTTGCCAACGTATAACAGATGGCGAATCGAAGAGGGCTTATTTATGCAAGTTACCAGAAGGATATCTCATTTGACTCCCAAAAAATTTACGGCGCCAAAATaagttttgatttcattttatgtttttgttctgTTTACTGTGGAGACTTTTAGTAccaaatgtatatatatgcatacatatttacatgtacaaggtgtgttcaaaaattaataatttcgcaTTTATAGTGTGCCCAATGGCGGGCACTTCAGATAAAAATCACTCATGTCAACGtattttccaatcctcgaagcactTCTGGTGAACACTTTTTGGTATTGCCATAGATCTCTTTAATTTTGGGGAATAGCAAAAAGTCACCAGAAAGAGAATAGCCTAGGGTCACCAGTTATgataattttaagtaaattagtGTCATCATTGACATCATTCAACAGTTTCTGAGCTCTTAGTTCAAAACTAAGCAGTGTTCAAAGTGTAAGCAGTGTCCAAAGCACACGAGAAATTGCATGGACAAGCCAACCGTCTAATAATGATTCGATGATTttccaaaacaattttcttaatgGCTTCAACATTTTCATCTGTTGGCGCGTTGAGGCGTTCAGAGCCAAATTCGTCGTTGGTGTCTTCTCGGCCAGCTCGGAGGAgctggtttttttttggtttcgttaatctatttgatttctgagaggataggtgattagcctgccgctatcagtcctaagtagtgggaatgcccacctgtcgttgcttaggaacaacggaTTCCTACTGCTTGGAGTGCCATCTGTGAGTCACATTTTTCTACCAGAAGGACTTCGGTaaagtggtgtgtctgcgctattaccgcggctgcccgctttctcttgctggcgccactgatgtttttccttgttttagcagccacaatgcaaataatgcgctggtTATTGTGCGGGaataaggatggaaaggataaggttTTGGGTCTCAGTAATgagttttttgacgtgataacgtcttataattcgatttaacaggctgcacgcacgaaaaaatgtgtcgttaccttgctcattagtgttaccttgctcattagtgttaccttgctcatatgtagttaccttgctcattgccgttaccttgctcattgcattgaatgaactgcaagcgaaagcacggaacgaacgacaaagcaaacaaggcaaatgaacggcaacgttcgacatcttgctctctcctacttaagtgagcgtatatatgtatgtatgtacatatatgcgcatatgtacatatataaattcacgtatttgtatttgcatatgccttcttattgattattattaatttgattcacttgaagaatttaaaataaaaccaagtttgttaataatacctgttgttttaatgttattattattaatttttttattatatatgaaggaaaaaatgtatggtaatatttaccatataccttataagatatgttgtctatactaatattataaagaggaaaactttgtttgtttgtaatgaagaggctcaaaaactactggaccgattttaaaaattctttcaccattcgaaagctacatcctccacgagtaacatggattatactttattttggaaatagggctcgagatataggtcaaaacgtggacccgggtaaccttcggatgtgtatgtacaatatgggtatcaaatggaagctgttggtgaatgctttagtacagagtatttttcatgccgctccgtgactagggcctcgagatagagaccaacacgtggaccctagaatgtgtttgtacaatatggatatcaaattgaagctgttggtgaatgctttagtacagagtatttttcatgccgctccgtgactagggtctcgagatataggtcaaaacgtggacccggttAACTTTTTgttgtgtatgtacagtatgggtatcaaataaaagctgttgataagtgctttaatacggggtaatttgttatgttatgttatgttatgttatgtaatgttatgttatgttatgttatgttatgttatgttatgttatgttatgttatgttgtgttatgttatgttatgttatgttgtgttatgttatgttatgttatgttaaagtatattatgttatgttaatgttaactcattctctatatgcatacaaaatatctatcaaacaaataaaattaaaattttcttttgaaaaatgcaaccattcaatcagtattttcttatgacgttattacgttaaactatcgtcagtaaaccgactttacagacaacctcttttttatgtAAAGTAGGTAAATTTCTAAAAGtgtgaggaccgtgctttacgtgagattcgaacccacaacctctgggatggcaggctagtgcacttacgctagactaccgaggtcgCGGGGAACTGGtaatacttataaaaaattgtgttagcCAAACCAGGCTCTACGTGATTAAGACCTatgcttcctttattttttactgcttgcatttttgtatatatatgtgtgcactTACCATGGATATGCCCAATAAACAACACTTGATTtactattaattaaattattccaTTTCTTTCTTCTAGTCTGCGTACTTTTTGGACTGTGGAATATCGTGAGCATTATATTTTTCAACGTTTCCTGCCTGATCTCTGGTATCATACAAATGGTGGTTGGTTTTATAGTGATGGGGCTAGAGGCGCCTTGTTGTTTCTTCTGTATAGATTATGTAAACGAAGTGTCTAATAAAGTAGAAGCACGACCATTGTGGAATCGTGCCGCTTTCTATTGTTTGTAAGTAAATCATAAATTATTGTATGCATATTCCGAATAGCAGCGATAAAAGCACGTAGATAAATATGATGGGTGTTTATATATGTTTATgatgtttatgtatatattttgcgAGTAGAGAACAAGACGAATTATTTAGCCTCgattttacttacatattttcaaaataacaacTATAATGACTTTACTTTTCTttccaaaatgaagaaatagcTTTTCGGTATACAGAATTAGAAACTTTTTTCGGACTCAACTTAAAAGAACTATACATCAAATTACTGTAATCGGGTAGTATTTATCAAAAAGTCGAAATTTAATGCTAAATCATATGgaacattttgatgaaaattggttgatttttttatatatttttttttaattttgtataaaatgtgaaagttggatttatatggtttttgtaggagaatgaactacattttattattgaaattataatatataaatataaattcaaggcaaaataaatgcaaggCGAAAGAAATAAATTGCCAAACGTGTCAATCAGTCCCCGTTTTTTAACGCTGTGTagtatcatattatatttttgaccaCAACGTAAGCAAAATTCACGTTGCTCATACGCCACGATGTTCTAATTAAGTTTCGTCAAGAACGCAAAATTAATTGACAGTTGGCGGCATGTGAAGCTACCTCGCCAATACTAActacctattcacatgcccccttaacCCTCccttggacaccttttttaaaatcttcggtggggcacccgggtctggccttcTTTGTCCTGTTCAAGgattctttttaaaaggttatatccataaatcgatagaaaattaaattttaggaagttaCCTGGAAGCTCTGGTCGTTAGCCAAgacagaaatatgttaaattcacatcCAAAGTCAGACCACACCcgggtgtccaacggagggctAAGCCTACTCACCTAATACGCCTCTTCCTTTGGACCCAatccgtcgaaacagcatgtttcctgggcctaggGTTGGATGAGATAGACGATGACTATCGGAGACTATAACGCACTGACAGGGCGTAATGAActtatacaacaacaacagagacGATGTCAATCGGTGACTACACGGCACTGGCAGGGTTtgatgaactgctacaacagcaGTTGCTGCTCTAGCGCAAGTATAAATAACACCCCTTTCTACAAAAGCTAAGTcgtttattgttaatttttttcttactataataagaatatttctttattcactaaaacttcttattatttttaggATTGCTTTACCTCCTATAATTTTGTGCCCGGGATTGAGTAGTATTTTCGCATGCGGTCTTGTGTTTGGCACTGGAGTGATATATGGTCTCATGGGATTAGGCAAAAAGTGAGTACATAAATTTTCAGTTATTGATGTGTGAACGCGTTCAATGTTCGTAGAGATCGTCTATGTGTTCAATCGGCAGTTGAGCCTTTGCTGATGCGAGCCACAAGTTGTAAAAAGTTTATAATACGCAACTGTGTATTTGAAAACCCAGCTATTCTAAAACAAGAGCTTTTAAGCCTTCAAATTCAGAACTTGCAAGGCTTTGAACAGTATTTGggctacatttttttaattggctGAATATATGTACCTTAAAAACCggtaaaatataatttgaagtGTAGTGTGAtttattttgctactttttcttGCTTTAGGAAGCAGAAACAATTTTAGCAAGCAAAAGCTTGTTACGATTTACGATTTACGCTCAACTTATTGAGAAAAGCTAGCAAAACTGTATGTGTTAAACCAAGGCTAACAGAAAATAGTAGCAAAAATATGAATACGCAAACGCATAGACTTACTGACTAAGCCTATGTCCAAACATTGATGTCCTATGTATTATAATATCCATAAaaagtgtttcttttttttgtaagaaaatttaaaCGCTAATCGACTAATTACATGTGTTTCTGTTTCTCTTTGTTCTCTCttcctctgttttttttttgtcgtgtTATTGTCCTTTGTTTATACGTCTGACCCGTTTCGTTACTCGAAAACGCCTtactctatttattttttaatattactcgATTCATCTTTTGTATGTATAAATCACTTTGATGACTGCGCCTTAGAGCATCACGCGAGGATATGGCTGCAGCCGCAACATCTCCCACACAAATGCCACCCGATGGTGGCCAAATGCAAATGGGCACCGACCAACATATCACACTAATGGAAGATCCAGATGTCTGGCGTCCGACATAAACGATTCACTCcaataaacattttataaatgcTCATTAATGCACGCTGCTAAGCATAGCAACTCAGTCTCCAAAGTATTTAGTTTAGTTTGCCAATATTCGGGGTGTTTCCATTGAAACATGCAACTGTTGTCGgagagaaatttaaaattgaattgaaaattgaatagtCACTTGCCCCACCAGACGATAGAGAGCACGTTAAACAAATGGTAGTGTAGAGTAGTGAACAAATACAAatgtacaacaacaacttaAACTGCAAACTAGcgtctaaaaaaatattttttgaaaattaaaagatcaaaaaacacaaatgtatgtatgtacattcatagTTAATGAGAAACCAAAAATACCTTAAATACGTTACTCAGTTGAGAACAACATTCCATTTATGATAATTGTTATATGAACATATTTACAAAGTTAAGGAAGATCGTTTTAAAGAATATTGCTGTTATTGCCACATTTGCGCCTACCAAACGATCTCCCAATACAGCAACAAATGATTATATGGTGAGCATGTTGTATATACAAGTAAATAGAATACAAtattgatgaaaataaaaaatgcaaaaagtataaaataaacacTGTAGAGCTAAAAATTTAGATCGTTACTTAGCGAAACGTTTTAAGAATTTTGGGTGTTGTTCGAAAAATATGGTAATATCATAATATTGTAAATTAATCTTAAAAGCactatttagcaaaaaaaaacaaaaaaaacaaaaaaaaaattacgcatacatatgtacataagtaagcTATATGAATACAGTCAAACCTAGATAAGAACGAAACCTGAAAGTGACGGAATATAATTTTCGCAtttgaagtttttcattttgaatCTTTTTCGTGTTCGACTCACACATAGAAATAGTaataatattcattatttttttgtgctcaagttttctggcaaaaattggcataattgtaaattgtaaaattgtcaAAGAAGACAAAGAAAGAGCGAAACACCACAAAGTACGAGAATGCTTTTTGGGCCATCATCATCAAgtagcgattacagctcaggGTGAACTTTAGCTTCGACCACAATGCTCTTACAGTCTACACGGTTCATAACAATAGGCTTTCAACTTCTAACTCGTATGACTTGGTCA
This genomic window contains:
- the LOC129240197 gene encoding calcium channel flower isoform X1, which gives rise to MSFAEKITGLLARPNQPNQIDGTDAPWYMKYGGRLLGIVGAFFCVLFGLWNIVSIIFFNVSCLISGIIQMVVGFIVMGLEAPCCFFCIDYVNEVSNKVEARPLWNRAAFYCLIALPPIILCPGLSSIFACGLVFGTGVIYGLMGLGKKASVEEMRQAAVQSGLAGTPTGTTASDRASIVNNAQPFSFTGAVGTDSNV
- the LOC129240197 gene encoding calcium channel flower isoform X2; this encodes MSFAEKITGLLARPNQPNQIDGTDAPWYMKYGGRLLGIVGAFFCVLFGLWNIVSIIFFNVSCLISGIIQMVVGFIVMGLEAPCCFFCIDYVNEVSNKVEARPLWNRAAFYCLIALPPIILCPGLSSIFACGLVFGTGVIYGLMGLGKKASREDMAAAATSPTQMPPDGGQMQMGTDQHITLMEDPDVWRPT